ATACAGAAAGCATCACCGACGCCTTGACCGACTTTAGCAGGACCGCCCCGATCAATCGCCCCACGAGCATGCCGCCCCAGTAAAATGCGACAAAATTGTTTGCAGCGCTTTCTGTTGTTTTCAGAAGATCGGCAATATAGTTTGTCAGGAAAGTCCCCACTGAAACCTCCGCACCTACATAAAAAAACAGACCGAATATTCCATAATTAAGATTTCTGAAAGCAAAAATACCTTTTGCGGAATTTTGGTCTTCAACATTATTACTTTCTTCAACCTCGATTTCAGGAAGCGCTAACCTGCTCACAATGAATGCAATAATTACGAGTACTGCGGCGATACCCAGATACGGATATTTAACCGCCGCACTGGACGCGGCCGACGTTTGCAGAGGCGCGAGAATGTAATAGGCACCAAACAAAGGGGCCGTAGTGGTACCGATCGACCCCACACCCTGAATGAGCGTTAGTCGCGAGGATGCGGTTTTTGCCGCTCCCAAAACGGTGATGTAAGGATTGGCAGCTACCTGAAGAAGCACGATACCGATTGCTAAAACAAAGAGCGCCGCCAGAAACAAAGCGTATTGATGCATGACCGCAGCAGGAAAAAACAACAACGCACCCAGTGCAGCAATCGAGAAACCGAGCACCATTCCCTTCT
This Dyadobacter sp. UC 10 DNA region includes the following protein-coding sequences:
- a CDS encoding sugar MFS transporter, with the translated sequence MAGIPVGNAISSGPADRQVRSYTPALITLAVLYFMMGFITCLNDTLVPFFKKGFRLNYAESSLVQFYFFLTYGIVSIPAGRIVGGVGYKKGMVLGFSIAALGALLFFPAAVMHQYALFLAALFVLAIGIVLLQVAANPYITVLGAAKTASSRLTLIQGVGSIGTTTAPLFGAYYILAPLQTSAASSAAVKYPYLGIAAVLVIIAFIVSRLALPEIEVEESNNVEDQNSAKGIFAFRNLNYGIFGLFFYVGAEVSVGTFLTNYIADLLKTTESAANNFVAFYWGGMLVGRLIGAVLLKSVKASVMLSVCAGLAIVLVILSINTSGYVAVWSMIAVGFCNSVMFAIIFSLAVNGLGKYTTQASGLLSAAIAGGAVISFCQGMLIDNTSWTIAFVLPVACYSYILFYGLSGYKSKFSNL